One genomic segment of Ricinus communis isolate WT05 ecotype wild-type chromosome 3, ASM1957865v1, whole genome shotgun sequence includes these proteins:
- the LOC8279550 gene encoding subtilisin-like protease SBT2.5 produces the protein MKRVQLFGLILALLLVLLLAVGKAEIYLVTMEGEPVISYRGGVPGFEPTALDTDDDDEKIDTTSQLVTSYAEHLEQTHDTLLSSLFDHGTYKKLYSYRHLINGFAVHTSPEQAETLRRASGVKSVERDWKVRRLTTHTPQFLGLPTGVWPTGGGFDRAGEDIVIGFVDSGIYPHHPSFATLHTDPYGPLPKYRGKCEVDPDTKKRFCNGKIIGAQHFAQAAIAAGTFNPSIDFASPLDGDGHGSHTAAIAAGNNGIPVRMHGHEFGKASGMAPRARIAVYKALYRNFGGYVADVVAAIDQAVHDGVDILSLSVGPNSPAATTKTTFLNPFDATLLAAVKAGVFVAQAAGNGGPFPKTLVSYSPWITSVAAAIDDRRYKNHLTLGNGKILAGIGLSPSTHPNQTYTLVAANDVLLDSSVTKYSPSDCQRPELLNKNLVEGNILLCGYSFNFVVGTASIKKVSETAKSLGAAGFVLAVENDSPGAKFDPVPVGLPGILVTDVTKSMDLIDYYNISTPRDWTGRVKRFNATGSIGDGLMPILHKSAPQVALFSARGPNIKDFSFQDADLLKPDILAPGALIWAAWSPNGIDEPNYVGEGFAMISGTSMAAPHIAGIAALVKQKHPHWSPAAIKSALMTTSTKLDRAGSPLQAQQYSDTEAMKLVTATPFDYGSGHVNPRAALDPGLIFDAGYEDYLGFLCTTPGIDAHEIRNYTNAPCNYTMGHSYNFNTPSITVSHLVKTQTVTRTVTNAAEEETYVITARMQPAIAIEVNPSAMTIKSGASQKFTASLTVRSVTGTYSFGEILMKGSRGHKVRIPVVAMGYWR, from the exons ATGAAGAGGGTACAACTTTTTGGCTTAATTTTGGCCTTGCTGCTGGTCTTGTTATTGGCGGTTGGGAAAGCAGAGATTTATTTAGTGACAATGGAGGGAGAGCCTGTCATAAGTTATAGAGGAGGTGTTCCTGGCTTTGAACCCACTGCTTTGGAtactgatgatgatgatgagaagATCGACACCACTAG TCAATTGGTCACATCTTATGCTGAGCATCTTGAGCAGACGCACGATACACTTCTCAGTTCATTGTTTGACCATGGGACCTACAAAAAACTCTACAGCTATCGCCATCTTATAAATGGTTTTGCAGTTCATACATCCCCTGAACAG GCAGAAACCTTAAGGCGTGCCTCTGGTGTGAAATCTGTGGAGAGAGATTGGAAGGTGAGAAGACTCACTACACATACTCCACAGTTTTTGGGGCTTCCGACAGGAGTCTGGCCAACTGGAGGTGGCTTTGACAGGGCTGGAGAGGACATCGTAATAGGATTTGTTGACTCTGGAATTTATCCACACCATCCAAGCTTTGCAACACTCCACACTGATCCGTATGGGCCACTTCCAAAGTACAGAGGAAAATGTGAAGTTGACCCTGATACTAAGAAACGCTTTTGCAATGGAAAAATTATTGGAGCCCAGCATTTTGCTCAAGCTGCTATAGCAGCTGGTACATTCAACCCTTCTATTGATTTTGCTTCTCCCTTGGATGGTGATGGACATGGAAG CCATACAGCAGCTATTGCAGCTGGCAATAATGGTATTCCTGTGAGGATGCATGGCCATGAGTTTGGGAAAGCAAGTGGGATGGCTCCACGTGCTAG GATTGCTGTATACAAGGCACTCTACAGGAATTTTGGAGGCTATGTTGCTGATGTAGTAGCTGCCATTGATCAG GCAGTTCATGATGGAGTGGATATACTCAGCCTCTCAGTTGGTCCTAATAGTCCTGCAGCAACTACAAAGACAACATTTTTGAACCCGTTTGATGCTACCCTTCTTGCTGCTGTCAAAGCAGGTGTATTTGTTGCACAAGCAGCTGGTAATGGAGGTCCTTTCCCTAAAACCTTGGTTTCTTATAGTCCCTGGATAACATCTGTAGCAGCTGCAATTGATGATCGGAGATACAAGAACCATCTGACTCTGGGAAATGGAAAAATATTGGCTGGAATTGGTTTGTCAC CCTCTACCCATCCTAATCAAACATATACCTTGGTTGCCGCAAATGATGTGCTGCTGGATTCTTCAGTGACAAAGTACAGTCCTTCAGACTGCCAAAGACCAGAATTGTTGAACAAAAACTTGGTTGAGGGGAATATACTTCTTTGTGGTTATTCATTCAATTTTGTTGTTGGTACTGCATCTATTAAAAAGGTTTCAGAAACAGCCAAGAGTCTTGGTGCAGCTGGCTTTGTTCTTGCTGTGGAAAATGATTCTCCAGGAGCAAAGTTCGATCCTGTTCCTGTTGGTCTTCCTGGGATTCTCGTTACAGATGTCACTAAATCAATG GATCTTATAGATTATTACAACATTTCTACACCAAGAGATTGGACGGGACGAGTGAAGAGATTCAATGCTACAGGAAGCATTGGCGACGGGTTGATGCCTATACTTCATAAATCAGCACCACAGGTGGCATTGTTCTCTGCTCGAGGGCCCAACATAAAAGATTTCAGCTTCCAAGATGCTGATCTTCTTAAACCGGATATCCTGGCTCCTGGTGCTCTTATTTGGGCTGCTTGGTCTCCGAATGGAATAGATGAGCCAAATTATGTTG GAGAAGGATTTGCCATGATATCTGGCACTAGTATGGCTGCACCACATATAGCAGGAATAGCTGCTCTTGTGAAGCAGAAGCACCCACATTGGAGTCCTGCTGCCATCAAATCAGCCTTAATGACAACATCAACAAAGCTGGACAGAGCAGGAAGCCCTCTTCAAGCACAACAATACTCCGACACAGAAGCTATGAAGCTGGTCACAGCTACTCCTTTTGATTATGGGAGTGGTCATGTTAATCCAAGGGCTGCTCTGGATCCTGGACTTATCTTTGATGCAG gGTATGAGGATTACTTGGGGTTCTTGTGTACAACGCCTGGCATTGACGCCCATGAGATTCGGAACTACACAAACGCTCCTTGCAACTACACCATGGGCCACTCGTATAATTTCAACACCCCATCAATCACAGTATCCCATCTAGTGAAAACTCAGACAGTTACTCGCACAGTAACAAATGCTGCTGAGGAAGAAACCTATGTGATCACCGCCAGAATGCAACCTGCCATTGCCATTGAAGTTAACCCTTCAGCAATGACCATAAAGTCCGGTGCATCACAGAAATTTACCGCCAGTCTCACTGTTCGATCCGTGACTGGAACATACAGTTTCGGTGAAATTTTAATGAAAGGCAGCCGAGGGCACAAAGTAAGGATCCCAGTGGTAGCTATGGGATACTGGCGATGA